In Bradyrhizobium sp. 1(2017), one DNA window encodes the following:
- the lon gene encoding endopeptidase La produces the protein MATAQMNTPQNNSQNGSDVKIPDDALIVIPVREMVLFPGAIAPIAIGRAKSIAAAQQALREQRPVGIVLQRSPEIEEPGPDDLYRVATIANIVRYITAPDGTHHIVCQGVQRARILDFLPGTPFPAARIQQIPEPTTTSPEIEARALNLQRQAIEAIELLPQAPPELVAMFQNTSAPGALADLATSFMDIKPQDKQEVLETIDLALRVEKVSKHLAERLEVLRISNEIGQKTKASFDERQREAILREQMATIQRQLGEGDGKAAEVAELTAAIAKADMPPEADAHARKELRRYERMPEAAGEAGMVRTYLDWLIELPWALPAEKPIDIKEARGILDADHFGLEKIKSRIIEYLAVRKLAPQGKAPILCFVGPPGVGKTSLGQSIARAMDRPFVRVSLGGVHDEAEIRGHRRTYIGALPGNIIQGIKKAGARNCVMMLDEIDKMGRGVQGDPSAAMLEVLDPEQNGTFRDNYLGVPFDLSRVVFIATANMLDQIPGPLLDRMELISLAGYTEDEKLEIARRYLVRRQLEANGLAAEQAEIEPEALKLIVKGYTREAGVRNLEREIGKVFRHAAVQIAEGTAAKVVVQAKDIATVLGQPRFEGEIAQRTSIPGVATGLAWTPVGGDILFIEASRVPGRGGMILTGQLGEVMRESVQAALTLVKGRATQLGIDPAVFEKSDIHVHVPAGATPKDGPSAGVAMFTALTSLLTNRTVRSDTAMTGEISLRGLVLPVGGIKEKVVAAAAAGLKRVMLPARNKRDYDDIPQSARDNLEFIWLERVDEAIAAALEPAEANVEAAE, from the coding sequence ATGGCCACCGCACAGATGAATACCCCGCAAAACAATTCCCAGAACGGCTCCGACGTGAAGATCCCCGACGACGCGCTGATCGTCATCCCCGTGCGCGAGATGGTGCTGTTCCCCGGCGCCATCGCGCCGATCGCGATCGGCCGGGCCAAGTCCATCGCCGCGGCGCAGCAGGCGCTGCGCGAGCAGCGGCCGGTCGGCATCGTCCTGCAGCGCAGCCCGGAGATCGAGGAGCCGGGGCCGGACGACCTCTACCGGGTCGCCACCATCGCCAATATCGTGCGCTACATCACCGCGCCTGATGGCACCCATCACATCGTTTGCCAGGGCGTGCAGCGCGCGCGCATCCTCGATTTCCTGCCGGGGACGCCGTTCCCGGCCGCGCGCATCCAGCAGATCCCCGAGCCGACCACGACCTCGCCCGAGATCGAGGCCCGCGCGCTGAACCTGCAGCGCCAGGCCATCGAGGCGATCGAGCTGTTGCCGCAGGCACCGCCCGAGCTGGTGGCAATGTTCCAGAACACCAGCGCGCCGGGCGCGCTGGCGGATCTGGCGACCTCGTTCATGGACATCAAGCCGCAGGACAAGCAGGAGGTGCTGGAGACCATCGACCTCGCCTTGCGCGTCGAGAAGGTGTCGAAGCACCTGGCAGAACGGCTGGAGGTGCTGCGCATCTCCAATGAGATCGGCCAGAAGACCAAGGCCTCTTTCGACGAGCGGCAGCGCGAGGCGATCCTGCGTGAGCAGATGGCGACGATTCAACGCCAGCTCGGCGAAGGCGACGGCAAGGCGGCCGAGGTCGCCGAGCTGACCGCTGCGATCGCCAAGGCCGACATGCCGCCGGAGGCGGACGCGCACGCCAGGAAGGAGCTGCGGCGCTACGAACGCATGCCGGAAGCCGCCGGCGAAGCCGGCATGGTCCGCACCTATCTGGACTGGCTGATCGAGCTGCCCTGGGCGCTGCCCGCGGAGAAGCCGATCGACATCAAGGAGGCGCGCGGCATCCTCGATGCCGATCATTTCGGCCTGGAGAAGATCAAGAGCCGGATCATCGAATATCTGGCGGTGCGCAAGCTGGCCCCGCAGGGCAAGGCGCCGATCCTGTGCTTCGTCGGCCCGCCCGGCGTCGGCAAGACCTCGCTCGGCCAATCCATCGCGCGCGCGATGGATCGCCCCTTCGTGCGCGTCAGCCTGGGCGGCGTGCATGACGAGGCCGAGATCCGCGGCCACCGGCGCACCTATATCGGCGCCCTGCCCGGCAACATCATCCAGGGCATCAAGAAGGCCGGCGCGCGGAACTGCGTGATGATGCTGGACGAGATCGACAAGATGGGCCGCGGCGTGCAGGGCGACCCTTCCGCTGCAATGCTGGAGGTGCTCGACCCCGAGCAGAACGGGACTTTCCGGGACAATTACCTGGGCGTGCCCTTCGACCTGTCGCGCGTGGTGTTCATTGCGACCGCCAACATGCTGGACCAGATTCCGGGCCCGCTGCTGGATCGCATGGAGCTGATCAGTCTCGCCGGCTACACCGAGGACGAGAAGCTGGAGATCGCGCGGCGCTATCTGGTGCGACGGCAGCTCGAGGCCAACGGCCTCGCGGCCGAGCAGGCCGAGATCGAGCCGGAGGCGCTGAAGCTGATCGTCAAGGGCTACACCCGCGAAGCCGGCGTCCGCAACCTCGAGCGTGAGATCGGCAAGGTGTTCCGCCATGCCGCGGTGCAGATCGCCGAAGGCACGGCCGCGAAGGTCGTGGTGCAGGCGAAGGACATCGCCACCGTGCTCGGCCAGCCGCGCTTCGAAGGCGAGATCGCGCAGCGCACCAGCATTCCTGGCGTGGCCACTGGCCTTGCCTGGACGCCTGTCGGCGGCGACATCCTGTTCATCGAGGCCTCGCGCGTGCCCGGCCGGGGCGGAATGATCCTGACCGGTCAGCTCGGCGAGGTCATGCGCGAAAGCGTGCAGGCGGCGCTGACGCTGGTGAAGGGCCGGGCCACGCAGCTCGGCATCGATCCCGCGGTGTTCGAGAAGAGCGACATCCACGTTCACGTCCCCGCGGGCGCCACCCCGAAGGACGGACCGAGCGCGGGCGTTGCGATGTTCACGGCGCTGACGTCACTGCTCACCAATCGCACGGTGCGCAGCGACACCGCGATGACCGGCGAGATCTCGCTGCGCGGGCTGGTGCTGCCGGTCGGCGGGATCAAGGAGAAGGTGGTGGCCGCGGCCGCTGCCGGCTTGAAGCGGGTGATGCTGCCGGCGCGCAACAAGCGGGACTACGACGACATCCCGCAGAGCGCGCGGGACAACCTCGAATTCATCTGGCTGGAGCGCGTCGACGAGGCCATCGCCGCCGCGCTCGAACCTGCCGAGGCCAACGTCGAGGCAGCGGAGTAA
- a CDS encoding HU family DNA-binding protein → MPTQLSKSQLIEKIATATELSKRDVKNVMETLTDVGHKELKKNGLFLVPGFAKFVVIKKPATKARKGTNPFTGEEMMFKAKPARKIVRARPVKAAKDAVG, encoded by the coding sequence ATGCCAACCCAACTTTCCAAATCGCAGTTGATCGAAAAGATTGCGACCGCCACCGAGCTTTCCAAGCGCGACGTCAAGAACGTCATGGAGACGCTGACCGACGTCGGTCACAAGGAGCTCAAGAAGAACGGCCTGTTCCTGGTGCCGGGCTTCGCCAAGTTCGTGGTCATCAAGAAGCCCGCGACCAAGGCGCGCAAGGGCACCAACCCGTTCACGGGTGAAGAGATGATGTTCAAGGCCAAGCCGGCCCGCAAGATCGTCCGCGCCCGCCCGGTCAAGGCGGCCAAGGACGCCGTGGGCTAA
- a CDS encoding acetyl-CoA C-acetyltransferase, whose amino-acid sequence MADALIIDACRTPRGVGKAGKGALSGIHPQQLGATVLRALADRTGINTADVDDIVWGCSAQVATQGGDLGRMSALDAGYDVRASAVTLDRFCGSGITSVNMAASSIMAGAEDLVIAGGCEMMSMEGRRGGGPMMMDSGNLRLRAKHPQSHQGVCADAIATLEGITRQDVDALGLESQKRAAHAMANGYFKKSLVPVHREDGSLALDHEEYPRPQTTMEGLSSLKPAFPAIADYALDDKGTTYRGLILQKYPDLEIDFVHHAGNSSGVVDGAAAILLASPSYAKAHGLKARARVVAMANMGDSPTLMLNAPVPATRKVLAKAGLTVDDIDLFEINEAFAVVAEKYIRDLSLDRAKVNVNGGSIALGHPIGATGSILIGTVLDELERRDLKRGLVTMCAAGGMAPAVIIERI is encoded by the coding sequence ATGGCTGACGCGCTGATCATCGATGCCTGCCGGACCCCGCGCGGCGTCGGCAAGGCCGGCAAGGGGGCACTCTCGGGCATTCATCCGCAGCAGCTCGGTGCAACCGTGCTGCGCGCGCTCGCCGACCGCACCGGCATCAACACCGCCGACGTCGACGACATCGTCTGGGGCTGCAGCGCGCAGGTCGCGACGCAAGGCGGCGATCTCGGGCGCATGTCGGCACTCGATGCCGGTTACGACGTGCGCGCCAGCGCCGTGACGCTCGACCGCTTCTGCGGCTCGGGCATCACCAGCGTCAACATGGCCGCAAGCTCGATCATGGCAGGGGCCGAAGATCTCGTCATTGCCGGCGGCTGCGAGATGATGTCGATGGAGGGACGCCGCGGCGGCGGTCCGATGATGATGGACAGCGGAAACCTGCGTCTGCGGGCAAAGCATCCGCAGTCGCATCAGGGCGTTTGTGCCGACGCGATCGCGACGCTGGAAGGCATCACGCGTCAGGACGTCGACGCGCTCGGCCTGGAGAGCCAGAAGCGCGCCGCGCATGCGATGGCGAACGGTTACTTCAAGAAGAGCCTCGTTCCTGTCCATCGCGAGGACGGCAGCCTCGCGCTCGACCATGAAGAATATCCGCGCCCGCAGACCACGATGGAGGGGCTGAGCAGCCTGAAGCCGGCATTCCCGGCGATCGCGGACTATGCGCTTGACGACAAGGGCACGACCTATCGCGGCCTGATCCTGCAAAAATATCCGGACCTCGAGATCGACTTCGTGCACCACGCCGGCAACTCCTCCGGCGTCGTCGACGGTGCCGCCGCGATCCTGCTGGCGTCGCCGTCTTACGCCAAGGCGCATGGCCTCAAAGCCCGCGCCCGCGTGGTGGCGATGGCGAATATGGGGGACTCGCCGACCCTGATGCTGAACGCGCCGGTGCCGGCCACGCGCAAGGTGCTGGCAAAGGCGGGGCTGACCGTCGACGACATCGATCTCTTCGAAATCAACGAGGCCTTTGCGGTGGTTGCGGAAAAATATATCCGCGACCTCAGCCTCGATCGCGCCAAGGTCAACGTCAATGGCGGCTCGATCGCGCTCGGCCATCCCATCGGCGCCACCGGCTCGATCCTGATCGGCACCGTGCTCGACGAGCTCGAGCGGCGCGATCTCAAGCGCGGTCTCGTCACCATGTGCGCGGCCGGCGGCATGGCGCCGGCGGTCATCATCGAGCGCATCTAG